A DNA window from Helianthus annuus cultivar XRQ/B chromosome 15, HanXRQr2.0-SUNRISE, whole genome shotgun sequence contains the following coding sequences:
- the LOC110912141 gene encoding cell number regulator 6 has product MMADEDNPSRYVKLTKDQTPVQIDSTDLNQPIQVPQLDVHKCDACGQTLPENFEPPAVEPWTSGLFACTEDKESCRTGLFCPCVLFGRNYEAVRDDYASSTVPCVLHAIFVEGGLAVAATAAALNGVIDPMASYYLCEGLLFSWWLCGAYTSIVRLMLHNKYHLENDPCDPCMVHCCFHWCAMCQEHREMKARLSDNFVMPMTLVNAPPVQQMNPARDTN; this is encoded by the exons ATG ATGGCGGATGAAGATAATCCATCACGGTACGTAAAGTTGACCAAAGATCAAACACCTGTTCAAATCGACTCCACAGACCTCAATCAGCCGATTCAAGTTCCTCAG TTGGATGTTCATAAGTGTGATGCGTGTGGGCAGACTTTGCCTGAAAACTTTGAGCCACCTGCTGTTGAGCCGTGGACATCTGGTTTATTTGCTTGTACTGAAGACAAAGAGAGCT GTCGGACTGGACTTTTCTGTCCATGTGTTTTGTTTGGGCGCAATTATGAAGCAGTGAGAGATGACTATGCTTCCTCGACCGTTCCATGTGTTCTTCATGCGATTTTTGTTGAGGGGGGTCTAGCAGTTGCTGCAACAGCAGCAGCACTCAATGGGGTTATCGACCCAATGGCATCCTATTACCTTTGCGAGGGGTTGTTGTTCAGTTGGTGGCTGTGTGGTGCATACACTAGCATTGTTCGGCTAATGCTACACAACAAATACCATCTTGAG AATGACCCGTGTGATCCATGTATGGTGCACTGCTGTTTTCATTGGTGTGCTATGTGCCAAGAACACAGGGAGATGAAGGCCCGCCTTTCTGATAACTTTGTGATGCCAATGACCCTGGTCAACGCCCCTCCCGTTCAACAAATGAACCCTGCTCGAGATACTAACTGA